One genomic region from Longimicrobium sp. encodes:
- a CDS encoding LytTR family DNA-binding domain-containing protein, which yields MSTPIRTLIVDDDAIARGRIAALVAADAELTVAGECANGADAIRQLRDSPPDLVFLDVQMPGVDGFGVVEAIGAASMPVTVFVSAHVEFALRAFEAYALDYLLKPFDEERFRTAVERAKEAVRSRRTLEDPRIAALISFMHAPESPRYPETLAIKVGSQHRFIPVAEIDYLEADGNHIVIHSGTTRRTLHKSLTALEQRVLDPDRFVRIHRSTIVNLARIAFVEPLLHGDLTVTLKDGTRLPCSRRFRARLQEKVHFAS from the coding sequence ATGAGCACCCCCATCCGCACGCTGATCGTGGACGACGACGCCATCGCGCGGGGCCGCATCGCCGCGCTCGTCGCCGCCGACGCCGAGCTGACGGTGGCTGGAGAGTGCGCCAACGGGGCGGACGCGATCCGCCAGCTCCGCGACTCGCCGCCCGACCTGGTCTTCCTCGACGTGCAGATGCCCGGCGTGGACGGCTTCGGCGTGGTGGAGGCGATCGGCGCGGCGAGCATGCCGGTGACGGTCTTCGTCTCCGCGCACGTGGAGTTCGCGCTCCGCGCCTTCGAGGCGTACGCCCTCGACTACCTGCTCAAGCCGTTCGACGAGGAGCGCTTCCGCACCGCGGTGGAGCGGGCCAAGGAGGCCGTCCGTTCCAGGCGCACCCTGGAGGACCCGCGCATCGCGGCACTCATCTCCTTCATGCACGCCCCCGAGAGCCCGCGCTACCCGGAGACGCTCGCCATCAAGGTCGGCTCCCAGCACCGGTTCATCCCCGTGGCGGAGATCGACTACCTGGAGGCGGACGGCAACCACATCGTCATCCACAGCGGCACCACGCGGCGCACGCTGCACAAGTCGCTCACCGCCCTCGAGCAGCGCGTCCTCGATCCCGACCGCTTCGTGCGCATCCACCGCTCCACAATCGTCAACCTCGCCCGGATCGCGTTCGTGGAGCCGCTCCTCCACGGCGACCTGACCGTCACCCTGAAAGACGGTACCCGCCTCCCCTGCAGCCGCCGCTTCCGCGCGCGTCTGCAGGAAAAGGTGCACTTCGCGAGCTAA
- a CDS encoding histidine kinase, whose protein sequence is MLVPAAVMASTGSRTLRLAAWMAFGFAAGLVLQQVRGGSDWMAAVPFALVLAVASGVSSWRAGVSVPGRAWHELPWFACVVLGSGLLAVTSHRFVRAGTSAFDGGGDLLAFAWMAAASAAVALLAHAVEYARRHRERQMVELRLQAELARAELERTSAELRALTMQLDPRFLFDALHTAAGLLRGAPAKAEQMIVRLADLLRHAMTGAARPEVALEEEIRTLQHFVEIERLRGRLQVEWAVDEDALDAFLPCMTLQPLVESAMMHGIAPAGERRLRIAARRAESWLEVEVSDGGAVGAVAGGALGAGDGRDFGNIRQRLAQLYGSEQALDVLPHATGGITARLRIPWHEEETVPTPAPGPTERQIAEQVGGARTPPLLVWLLLTGGLVFLWWGEYADLVGARRAGGGIVTATEAFGCLLMTTAVIVHLVYRAFRASAARTFPDGGWRSRVRPHLLPGLGSAALLLASDVVSGAVLRGWNRTVPEVAGPIFLASLVAYVALYAAIAVAADAMEYARRHRERQRVELRLQAELARAELERTSAELRALTMQLNPHFLFNALHAATGLLRGAPATAEMMIARLAGLLHHAMSGAGRQEVTLSEEIETLRHFVDVERLRLQERLQVEWALDDDALGAFLPHMSLQPLVENAVKHAIAPAGEGRLRIAARRAGRWLEVEVSDDGPGAAAGDAPGAGIGLSNTRARLAQLYGADQSLDLLPRAAGGTTARLRVPWHEATIMDR, encoded by the coding sequence ATGCTCGTTCCCGCCGCGGTGATGGCGAGCACCGGTTCGCGCACGCTGCGTCTGGCCGCGTGGATGGCGTTCGGGTTCGCGGCCGGGTTGGTCCTTCAGCAGGTCCGGGGCGGCAGCGACTGGATGGCCGCCGTCCCGTTCGCGCTGGTGCTGGCGGTTGCAAGCGGCGTGAGCTCCTGGCGCGCGGGCGTCTCCGTCCCTGGGCGCGCCTGGCACGAGCTGCCGTGGTTCGCGTGCGTGGTGCTCGGCTCGGGGTTGCTGGCCGTCACCTCGCACCGGTTCGTCCGAGCTGGGACGTCAGCTTTCGACGGGGGCGGCGACTTGTTGGCGTTCGCGTGGATGGCGGCGGCATCGGCGGCGGTCGCGCTGCTGGCGCATGCGGTGGAGTACGCGCGGCGGCACCGGGAACGGCAGATGGTGGAGCTGCGGCTTCAGGCGGAGCTTGCGCGCGCCGAGCTGGAGCGCACCTCCGCAGAGCTGCGCGCGCTCACGATGCAGCTCGACCCCCGGTTCCTCTTCGACGCTCTTCACACGGCGGCCGGCCTCCTTCGCGGCGCCCCCGCGAAGGCCGAGCAGATGATCGTGCGCCTGGCGGACCTGCTTCGCCACGCCATGACCGGCGCGGCACGCCCGGAGGTCGCGCTCGAAGAGGAGATCCGCACGCTGCAGCACTTCGTGGAGATCGAACGGCTGCGGGGCCGGCTGCAAGTCGAGTGGGCGGTGGATGAGGATGCGCTCGACGCCTTCCTCCCCTGCATGACGCTGCAGCCGTTGGTGGAGAGCGCGATGATGCACGGCATCGCGCCCGCCGGAGAGAGACGGCTGCGCATCGCGGCACGCCGAGCGGAGAGCTGGCTCGAGGTGGAGGTCAGCGACGGCGGCGCGGTCGGCGCAGTGGCGGGCGGGGCGCTCGGGGCTGGCGACGGCAGGGACTTCGGCAACATACGGCAGCGGCTGGCGCAGCTCTACGGCTCGGAACAGGCCTTGGATGTTCTCCCCCACGCCACGGGTGGCATCACGGCGCGCCTCCGCATTCCGTGGCACGAGGAGGAGACGGTCCCGACGCCCGCGCCGGGGCCGACGGAGCGCCAGATCGCGGAGCAGGTGGGGGGCGCACGGACGCCGCCACTGCTCGTCTGGCTGCTGCTGACGGGCGGGCTCGTGTTCCTCTGGTGGGGCGAGTACGCCGATCTGGTCGGCGCCCGGCGGGCGGGGGGCGGCATCGTCACGGCCACGGAGGCGTTCGGTTGCCTGCTGATGACCACGGCCGTCATCGTCCACCTGGTGTACCGCGCGTTCCGGGCGAGCGCCGCGCGTACCTTTCCGGACGGCGGCTGGCGCTCGAGAGTGCGGCCGCACCTCCTGCCGGGGCTGGGCTCCGCGGCGCTGCTCCTGGCCAGCGACGTGGTCTCGGGCGCCGTGCTGCGCGGGTGGAACCGTACCGTGCCCGAAGTGGCGGGGCCGATTTTCCTCGCATCTCTCGTCGCCTACGTCGCGCTGTACGCCGCCATCGCCGTCGCCGCCGACGCGATGGAGTACGCGAGGCGGCACCGGGAGCGGCAGAGGGTGGAGCTGCGGCTGCAGGCCGAGCTCGCGCGCGCCGAGCTGGAGCGCACTTCGGCCGAGCTGCGTGCGCTGACGATGCAGCTCAACCCGCACTTCCTCTTCAACGCCCTTCACGCCGCTACCGGCCTGCTGCGAGGCGCGCCCGCCACGGCCGAGATGATGATCGCGCGCCTGGCCGGCCTCCTACACCACGCCATGAGCGGCGCCGGACGCCAGGAGGTCACTTTGAGCGAAGAAATCGAGACGCTGCGGCACTTCGTCGATGTCGAGCGGCTGCGGCTGCAGGAGCGGCTCCAGGTGGAGTGGGCCCTGGACGACGACGCGCTCGGCGCCTTCCTCCCGCACATGTCGCTGCAGCCGCTGGTGGAGAACGCGGTGAAGCACGCCATCGCTCCCGCCGGCGAGGGGCGGCTGCGGATCGCGGCGCGGCGGGCGGGGCGCTGGCTGGAGGTGGAGGTCAGCGACGATGGCCCGGGCGCGGCGGCGGGAGATGCGCCGGGCGCCGGAATCGGCCTAAGCAACACGCGGGCGCGGCTGGCGCAGCTCTACGGCGCCGACCAGTCGCTCGACCTGTTGCCGCGCGCCGCGGGCGGCACCACCGCGCGCCTCCGCGTTCCCTGGCACGAAGCGACGATCATGGACCGATGA
- a CDS encoding M1 family aminopeptidase: MFPLLRFEWRLQTRQPAFAVAALLFLLLGVGLVASGYGPESANVNSPFVAAQVMGLLSLPAIFLATVFCTAAALRDAEHGMEEIVRGTPVGRSRYLLGRFGGAVLAGASVLGLAALGMSLAPVLAVIEPERLGPADPAAPFWALAVIGIPNLLLLAATVFTVAVLTRSALAGYVGALALYAGYFLVAYLLASPLIAGAAPASAETLARAAILDPFGISAVFEQARSWTPHDQNSRYVALRGALLANRLLWLAVAAGALALARWRNDGLRAPRQRAVRAPAEVRPAVIPAYRPVAASARGTGRAAFLSTVRAQTAYVLTSRPFLALMALWVIVLWANLSGGEAAEYGSRAYPTTGLLLGIAARLLSDLGMAVVVFFSAELVWRERSAGIAELVDATPARSAVFYLARLGTLLVVIAVLCAATGVTVVAMQGSRGYTHFEPMLHRRLLAAAGVPLVLFAVAALLAQTLSPNRSAGILLAALTAMITLHGEALGLGPLLRYGAIPPVPHSDMAGDGQPGAAARWFMLYWGLCAALLAQVTYGLWRRGTAGSLRARIRALPARLGRRGVAGALSCAVLVLVTAGFLFHNTHRLNSSETEDEAARWRAGYERAYKRVESAPMPSIVAVRADVEIFPEQRRFAARGVYRLRNETARTIDTVWVTVGRQTDGVRLWVEGADPVVRDARFGMYAFRLRRPLMPGAEARMGYHLEEAQRGIRASGFDLSIADNGTMLAHHAAFPTLGYRGSQELTRPADRREYGLPPRPEQTVEEEDGPALDRASFETTVSTSADQIAVAPGELTGEWRRGGRRFFRYRTAGPVNARFGYVSARYEVRRVVRNGVAIEVYFHPAHATNVDRMLRTAAASMELFTRAFGPYPHRTLRIVEVPGYWNFGAYALPGMVYFPENRGFLTDARDPRQIDLIGRRVAHEVSHQWWGHQVNAGAGPGAATLTESLAKYSEQIVLERLHGRAHVARIVEADLERYAQGRTRERDPEPPLSRIVDQSHLYYGKGAVVMNGLRDLVGEDPMNRALRRLVADHGGARSRPQVRDLVRLLQDGAGPERSALIAEWLEGVVLYDMSADSARYRPLGDGRYEVTAIIQARKRALRADGEAEVPLDELIDLGIAPAEGGSPAVSRHRLRSGRNLVRVVVRGRPGDVTVDPHVLRVEVERRDNRVVATEAPL; encoded by the coding sequence ATGTTTCCGCTCCTGCGCTTCGAGTGGCGCCTCCAGACGCGCCAGCCCGCGTTCGCCGTCGCCGCGCTCCTCTTCCTGCTCCTGGGCGTCGGGCTGGTCGCTAGCGGCTACGGGCCAGAATCCGCCAACGTCAACTCGCCCTTCGTCGCCGCCCAGGTGATGGGCCTCCTCTCGCTGCCGGCCATTTTCCTGGCGACGGTCTTCTGCACCGCGGCCGCGCTGCGCGATGCGGAGCACGGGATGGAGGAGATCGTGCGCGGCACTCCGGTCGGGCGGTCGCGCTACCTACTCGGGCGCTTCGGGGGCGCGGTGCTGGCGGGCGCGTCGGTATTGGGGCTGGCGGCGCTCGGGATGTCACTGGCGCCCGTGCTGGCCGTCATCGAACCGGAGCGGCTGGGCCCCGCCGACCCCGCCGCGCCGTTCTGGGCGCTGGCGGTGATCGGCATCCCGAACCTGCTCCTCCTGGCCGCGACCGTCTTCACCGTGGCGGTGCTGACGCGGAGCGCGCTCGCCGGCTACGTGGGAGCCCTGGCGCTGTATGCGGGGTATTTCCTTGTAGCCTATCTGCTCGCGTCGCCGCTCATCGCCGGCGCGGCGCCCGCGTCGGCGGAGACGCTGGCGCGGGCGGCGATCCTGGACCCGTTCGGGATCTCGGCGGTGTTCGAGCAGGCGCGCTCGTGGACGCCACACGACCAGAACTCGCGCTACGTCGCGCTCCGGGGGGCGCTACTCGCCAACCGGCTCCTGTGGCTGGCCGTCGCGGCCGGGGCGCTGGCGCTCGCGCGGTGGCGCAACGACGGCTTGCGGGCGCCCCGGCAGCGCGCGGTCCGAGCGCCCGCGGAGGTGAGGCCGGCCGTGATCCCCGCGTACCGGCCCGTGGCGGCCAGCGCGCGGGGCACGGGGCGGGCGGCGTTCCTGTCGACGGTGCGCGCGCAGACGGCGTACGTGCTGACCAGCCGGCCCTTTCTGGCGCTGATGGCGCTCTGGGTGATCGTGCTGTGGGCGAACCTCTCGGGCGGAGAGGCGGCGGAGTACGGGTCGCGCGCCTATCCCACGACGGGGCTGCTGCTCGGCATCGCCGCGCGGCTCCTGTCGGATCTCGGGATGGCGGTGGTCGTCTTCTTCAGCGCGGAGCTGGTCTGGCGGGAGCGCTCGGCGGGGATCGCGGAGCTGGTGGACGCGACGCCGGCCCGGAGCGCGGTCTTCTACCTGGCGCGGCTGGGGACGCTGTTGGTGGTGATCGCGGTGCTCTGCGCGGCAACGGGGGTGACGGTCGTGGCGATGCAGGGATCGCGCGGCTACACGCACTTCGAGCCGATGCTGCACCGGCGGCTGCTGGCGGCGGCGGGCGTCCCGCTCGTCCTCTTCGCCGTGGCGGCGCTTCTGGCGCAGACTCTGAGCCCCAACCGCTCCGCGGGGATCCTGCTGGCGGCGCTCACCGCCATGATCACGCTGCACGGCGAGGCGCTCGGGCTCGGCCCGCTCCTCCGCTACGGCGCCATCCCGCCCGTCCCGCACTCGGACATGGCGGGTGATGGGCAGCCGGGCGCGGCGGCGCGGTGGTTCATGCTGTACTGGGGGTTGTGCGCGGCGCTGCTCGCCCAGGTCACGTACGGACTCTGGCGGCGCGGCACCGCGGGGTCGCTGCGGGCGCGAATCCGGGCGCTTCCGGCGCGGCTTGGGCGGCGAGGGGTGGCCGGCGCGCTGTCGTGTGCCGTCCTCGTGCTGGTCACGGCGGGGTTCCTCTTCCACAACACGCACCGGCTGAACTCCTCCGAAACGGAGGACGAGGCCGCGCGCTGGAGGGCGGGCTACGAGCGCGCGTACAAGCGCGTGGAGTCAGCGCCGATGCCGAGCATCGTGGCGGTGCGAGCGGACGTGGAGATCTTCCCCGAGCAGCGGCGTTTCGCGGCGCGCGGCGTCTACCGGCTGCGCAACGAAACTGCGCGGACGATCGACACCGTATGGGTCACGGTCGGGCGGCAGACGGACGGGGTGCGGCTGTGGGTGGAGGGCGCGGACCCGGTGGTGCGCGATGCGCGGTTCGGGATGTACGCGTTCCGGTTGCGGCGCCCGCTCATGCCCGGCGCGGAGGCGCGCATGGGCTATCACCTGGAAGAAGCGCAGCGGGGAATCCGGGCGTCGGGGTTCGACCTGTCCATCGCCGACAACGGCACCATGCTCGCCCACCACGCCGCCTTCCCGACGCTCGGCTACCGCGGCAGCCAGGAGCTCACCCGGCCCGCGGACCGTCGCGAGTACGGCCTGCCGCCGCGGCCCGAGCAGACAGTGGAGGAGGAGGACGGGCCGGCGCTCGACCGCGCGTCATTCGAGACGACGGTCTCCACGAGCGCGGACCAGATCGCGGTGGCGCCGGGGGAGCTGACCGGAGAATGGCGTCGGGGAGGGCGGCGCTTCTTCCGCTACCGCACGGCTGGCCCCGTCAACGCGCGCTTCGGCTACGTCTCGGCGCGCTACGAGGTGCGGCGCGTGGTGCGCAACGGCGTGGCGATCGAGGTCTACTTCCACCCGGCGCACGCCACCAACGTGGACCGTATGCTGCGCACGGCCGCGGCGTCGATGGAGCTGTTCACGCGCGCCTTCGGCCCCTATCCGCATCGCACGCTGCGCATCGTGGAGGTGCCCGGCTACTGGAACTTCGGTGCGTACGCGCTGCCGGGGATGGTCTACTTCCCCGAGAATCGCGGCTTCCTGACCGACGCGCGCGACCCGCGGCAGATCGACCTGATCGGGCGGCGTGTGGCGCACGAGGTGTCGCACCAGTGGTGGGGGCACCAGGTGAACGCCGGCGCGGGGCCGGGCGCCGCCACCCTCACCGAGTCGCTCGCCAAGTACTCGGAGCAGATCGTGCTGGAGCGGCTCCATGGCCGCGCGCACGTCGCCAGGATCGTGGAGGCCGATCTGGAGCGGTACGCGCAGGGCCGAACCCGCGAGCGCGACCCGGAGCCGCCGCTCTCGCGGATCGTGGACCAGTCGCACCTCTACTATGGAAAGGGCGCGGTCGTCATGAACGGTCTTCGCGATCTGGTGGGGGAGGATCCGATGAACCGCGCGCTGCGGCGTCTGGTGGCGGATCACGGCGGCGCTCGCTCGCGGCCGCAGGTACGCGACCTTGTCCGGCTGCTCCAGGATGGCGCGGGCCCGGAGCGGAGCGCCCTGATCGCCGAATGGCTGGAGGGGGTGGTGCTGTACGACATGTCGGCCGATTCCGCCCGCTACCGTCCGCTCGGCGACGGGCGGTACGAGGTGACCGCCATCATCCAGGCCCGCAAGCGCGCACTCCGCGCGGACGGTGAGGCCGAGGTGCCGCTCGACGAGCTGATCGACCTCGGGATTGCGCCGGCGGAGGGTGGTTCGCCTGCAGTCTCCCGGCACCGGCTGCGCTCGGGCCGCAACCTCGTGCGGGTGGTCGTGCGCGGGCGTCCCGGCGATGTCACCGTCGACCCCCACGTGCTGCGGGTGGAGGTTGAGCGGCGCGACAACAGGGTGGTCGCGACCGAGGCACCTTTGTGA
- a CDS encoding ABC transporter ATP-binding protein, with translation MLTIRALTKTYPNGVHALRGIDLDIGRGLFGLLGPNGAGKSSLMRTLATLQEPDAGSIEFDGLDVLAQPEAHRRQLGYLPQQFGVYPRVPALELLDHLAVLKGLAERRSRKEQVEALLHQVNLWEHRKKAVSGFSGGMRQRFGIAQALLGDPRLIIVDEPTAGLDPEERNRFHNLLAEVAEQVIVILSTHIVEDVRQLCPRMAILAEGRILREGAPRELVAELDGRVWATVATQAAVEEYRASMRVLSTQLFEGKTRVHVLADHRPEQGFEAVQPGLEDVYFSVLQARAA, from the coding sequence ATGCTCACGATCCGCGCACTGACGAAGACCTACCCGAACGGCGTACATGCGTTGCGGGGGATCGACCTCGACATCGGGCGGGGGCTCTTTGGGCTGCTGGGGCCGAACGGCGCCGGGAAGAGCTCGCTGATGCGGACGCTGGCGACGCTCCAGGAGCCGGACGCGGGGAGCATCGAGTTCGACGGGCTGGATGTGCTCGCGCAACCGGAGGCGCACCGCAGGCAGCTCGGCTATTTGCCGCAGCAGTTTGGGGTGTATCCAAGGGTGCCGGCGCTGGAGCTGCTGGACCACCTGGCGGTGCTCAAGGGGCTCGCGGAGCGGCGGTCGCGGAAGGAGCAGGTGGAGGCGCTCCTGCACCAGGTCAACCTGTGGGAGCACCGGAAGAAAGCGGTGAGCGGGTTCAGCGGGGGGATGCGCCAGCGCTTCGGGATCGCGCAGGCGCTGCTCGGCGACCCGCGCCTCATCATCGTCGACGAGCCGACCGCGGGGCTCGATCCCGAGGAGCGAAACCGCTTCCACAACCTGCTGGCGGAGGTGGCGGAGCAGGTCATCGTCATCCTCTCGACCCACATCGTGGAAGACGTGCGCCAGCTCTGCCCGCGGATGGCGATCCTGGCGGAGGGGCGCATCCTGCGCGAAGGGGCGCCGCGCGAGCTGGTGGCGGAGCTGGATGGGCGCGTGTGGGCCACGGTCGCCACCCAGGCCGCGGTGGAGGAGTACCGGGCGTCGATGCGGGTGCTCTCCACCCAGCTGTTCGAGGGGAAGACGCGGGTGCACGTGCTCGCGGACCATCGTCCCGAGCAGGGATTCGAGGCGGTGCAGCCGGGGCTGGAGGACGTGTACTTCAGCGTCCTCCAGGCGCGTGCGGCGTAG
- a CDS encoding YifB family Mg chelatase-like AAA ATPase, translating to MKVAPPHPAATFLLLPQTVLARALSGAVLGIHAYLVTVEADVASGIPSFNTVGLPQGAVKEGRERVIAAVQNSGHVVPPRRITINLAPADIKKDGSAFDLPIAMGILASTGQMRSRHRLKHFMLVGELGLDGGLRPVRGALPIAIAAREAGLMGLILPDENVAEAAVVEGVEVRGARTLLQVVRFLEGEGQLPPATLDREALFRTASTYDTDFADVRGQEHVKRALEVAAAGAHNILMVGPPGSGKTMLARRIPGILPPLTLDEALETTKIHSVAGLLGSGRSLVATRPFRAPHHTISDAGLIGGGSNPRPGEVSLAHHGVLFMDELPEFRRNVLEVLRQPLEDREITLARAAISLTYPATFMLAAAMNPCPCGHHGDMQHRCTCSPQAVQRYMARVSGPLLDRIDLHVEVPAVRYKDMVDGRAGEPSEAIRERVRRARQIQLERFTKRLDVHANAHMTPRDLRQFCRIGDAGDALLRTAIAKLGLSARAYHRVLKIARTIADLEGAAEIGTAHVSEAIQYRSLDRGAAG from the coding sequence GTGAAGGTTGCTCCACCGCACCCCGCGGCGACCTTCCTCCTGCTGCCCCAAACCGTGCTCGCTCGTGCCCTGTCCGGCGCCGTCCTCGGCATCCACGCCTACCTCGTCACCGTCGAGGCGGACGTGGCGAGCGGCATCCCCTCGTTCAACACCGTCGGGCTGCCGCAGGGTGCGGTCAAGGAGGGCCGCGAGCGCGTGATCGCCGCCGTCCAGAACAGCGGCCACGTCGTCCCCCCGAGGCGTATCACCATCAACCTTGCGCCGGCCGACATAAAAAAGGACGGCAGCGCCTTCGATCTTCCCATCGCGATGGGCATCCTGGCCAGCACCGGCCAGATGCGCTCCCGGCACCGCCTGAAGCACTTCATGCTCGTGGGCGAGCTGGGGCTGGACGGCGGATTGCGGCCGGTGCGCGGCGCCCTCCCCATCGCCATCGCCGCGCGGGAGGCGGGGCTCATGGGCCTGATCCTGCCCGACGAGAACGTGGCCGAGGCGGCGGTGGTGGAGGGCGTGGAAGTGCGCGGTGCCCGCACCCTCCTCCAGGTCGTGCGCTTCCTCGAAGGCGAGGGCCAGCTCCCTCCCGCGACCCTCGACCGCGAAGCGCTCTTTCGCACCGCCTCCACCTACGACACGGACTTCGCGGACGTCAGGGGCCAGGAGCACGTCAAGCGCGCGCTGGAAGTGGCCGCGGCGGGCGCGCACAACATCTTGATGGTTGGGCCGCCCGGCTCGGGCAAGACGATGCTGGCCCGCCGCATCCCCGGCATCCTCCCCCCGCTGACGCTGGACGAGGCGCTGGAGACCACGAAGATCCACTCCGTCGCCGGGCTGCTCGGCTCCGGGCGCTCGCTCGTGGCGACGCGACCGTTCCGCGCGCCGCACCACACCATCTCCGACGCGGGGCTGATCGGCGGCGGCTCCAACCCGCGCCCCGGCGAGGTGTCGCTGGCCCATCACGGCGTCCTCTTCATGGACGAGCTTCCCGAGTTCCGCCGCAACGTGCTGGAAGTTCTCCGCCAGCCGCTTGAGGATCGAGAGATCACGCTCGCCCGCGCCGCCATCTCGCTCACGTATCCTGCCACGTTCATGCTCGCGGCCGCGATGAATCCCTGTCCCTGTGGCCACCATGGCGACATGCAGCACCGCTGCACCTGCTCACCGCAGGCGGTGCAACGGTACATGGCGCGGGTGAGCGGGCCGCTGCTGGACCGCATCGACCTGCACGTGGAGGTCCCCGCCGTGCGCTACAAGGACATGGTCGACGGCCGCGCGGGCGAGCCCTCCGAAGCGATCCGTGAGCGGGTGCGGCGTGCGCGCCAGATCCAGCTCGAGCGCTTCACGAAGCGGTTGGACGTGCACGCCAACGCTCACATGACCCCGCGCGACCTGCGCCAGTTCTGCCGCATCGGCGACGCGGGCGACGCGCTCCTGCGCACGGCCATCGCCAAGCTGGGCCTCTCCGCCCGCGCCTATCACCGCGTCCTCAAGATCGCCCGCACCATCGCCGACCTCGAAGGCGCGGCCGAGATCGGCACCGCGCACGTGTCGGAGGCGATCCAGTACCGGTCGCTGGATCGCGGGGCTGCGGGATAA
- a CDS encoding RNA-binding domain-containing protein, producing MYDPTNPAAIEAWTLDDLHGLPSEESEIFEYKSGSTPFAHLAEKLERAASAFWNSGGGLFVVGVGDRGRPDVGIPVKVGKQSLRDWVDARLHRVVPPGRYAVRVIEDGRRGGSERTVGTGILLVAFGESRLGPHMAPDHKYYFRAGAHTVPAAHFIIEAIRANRAAPIAAHLTCLLRMRPRERSTGWAVDLHLVATNEVPAIDVTIEVHPVGGRELGFNPSGFPKRVPLVDRQYPFVVPLGTFDSMYNAAFLAVVTWTSPTSGGQSFTAGYTVDANQQLGPAM from the coding sequence ATGTACGACCCGACAAACCCCGCCGCGATTGAAGCCTGGACGCTAGACGATCTCCACGGTCTTCCGAGCGAAGAATCCGAAATTTTCGAGTACAAGTCAGGGAGTACGCCGTTCGCACACTTGGCGGAAAAGCTAGAGCGTGCCGCGTCCGCGTTCTGGAACAGCGGCGGCGGGCTCTTTGTGGTGGGAGTGGGCGATCGCGGCCGGCCTGATGTGGGTATCCCGGTGAAGGTCGGGAAGCAGAGCTTGCGCGATTGGGTGGACGCTCGCCTTCACCGGGTAGTGCCTCCTGGGAGGTACGCTGTGCGGGTTATCGAGGATGGGCGCCGAGGTGGGTCTGAACGAACCGTTGGCACGGGGATTCTCCTCGTCGCGTTTGGCGAAAGCCGCCTTGGCCCGCACATGGCGCCGGACCACAAGTATTACTTCCGCGCTGGCGCCCATACGGTTCCCGCTGCCCATTTCATCATTGAAGCGATCCGGGCAAATCGAGCCGCGCCCATTGCGGCACACCTCACGTGTCTACTTCGGATGCGCCCACGAGAACGCTCAACGGGGTGGGCGGTGGACCTCCACCTTGTCGCGACAAATGAGGTACCCGCGATAGATGTGACCATCGAGGTGCACCCGGTGGGCGGGCGTGAATTGGGATTCAACCCGAGCGGCTTTCCAAAGCGTGTTCCGTTGGTGGACCGGCAATACCCGTTCGTGGTCCCGCTCGGCACTTTCGATTCCATGTACAACGCCGCTTTTTTAGCGGTTGTAACGTGGACGAGCCCCACCAGCGGTGGGCAAAGCTTTACGGCTGGCTATACCGTTGACGCCAACCAGCAGCTTGGACCTGCCATGTGA
- a CDS encoding signal peptidase II, which yields MKERLAPWLLRMMGFRRVVRRPDAAPGRRASDHEPVRGWRPALAVAAAIALLDWGTKAAIAWMVPVGAFREVIPGRLAVWHVRNEAMILGLYDNLALGTRKSIALVASLVATLVILQILGRGHRLPRAQRTYASVFVGTVLGGMLGNLGERVVHWGVTDYLSFHWAPYWLPPGNVADVALFLAIPMAVPVIVFELQGRARRGAASAHPARHEAVLSRQ from the coding sequence ATGAAAGAACGTCTCGCACCCTGGCTGCTCCGCATGATGGGCTTCCGCCGCGTCGTCCGGCGTCCTGATGCGGCGCCGGGGCGGCGCGCGTCCGACCACGAGCCGGTGCGCGGATGGCGCCCCGCGCTGGCCGTGGCCGCGGCGATCGCGCTGCTGGATTGGGGCACCAAGGCCGCGATCGCGTGGATGGTGCCGGTGGGGGCGTTCCGCGAGGTCATTCCTGGCCGCCTGGCCGTCTGGCACGTCCGCAACGAGGCGATGATCCTGGGGCTGTACGACAACCTCGCGCTCGGCACGCGCAAGTCGATCGCGCTGGTGGCGTCGCTCGTCGCGACGCTGGTCATCCTCCAGATCCTCGGGCGCGGGCACCGGCTTCCCAGGGCGCAGCGGACGTACGCGTCGGTGTTCGTGGGGACGGTGCTGGGCGGGATGCTGGGGAACCTGGGCGAGCGGGTGGTGCACTGGGGCGTCACGGACTACCTGTCGTTCCACTGGGCGCCGTACTGGCTTCCGCCCGGCAACGTGGCGGACGTGGCGCTCTTTCTCGCGATCCCGATGGCGGTGCCGGTAATCGTGTTCGAACTGCAAGGGCGGGCGCGGCGCGGTGCCGCGTCCGCCCACCCGGCGCGCCACGAGGCCGTGCTCTCCCGGCAGTAA